A single genomic interval of Aureliella helgolandensis harbors:
- a CDS encoding GspE/PulE family protein codes for MLEAGEILFKRGLLDSEQLGQLRAQAVGAGELINSAITQGMCEEEPALRALGEELGMDFVDLRNAEVDLELLKTFPQKLIYRHALFPLSRNDDSLTLATADPLDVYAIDEASAATGLTIVPVVAERAEIARLMKKHLGVGSETVEGLMAAREEDGEIQLLEDLETDGSELSEMAQEASVVRLVNEILVEAVDSRSSDVHIESQASGIKVRYRIDGILGDQPVPPEINRFQAAIISRLKIMAKLNIAEKRLPQDGRIKLKVHGREIDIRLSVIPMIHGESLVMRILDKGAMKFDLQGLGMDPYTHRLFSQLIRLPHGIVLVTGPTGSGKTTTLYSSLLEIRSPENKIITTEDPVEYQLDGINQIQVHSKIGLTFAASLRSILRHDPDVVLVGEIRDQETAENAIQASLTGHLVFSTLHTNDAAGAFTRIVDMGIEPFLVSSTVEGIMAQRLLRRLCPACKVAYTPSQEDLPDDFPWDKLAGQPMYHHAGCRTCRNVGYTGRMGIYELLVTNEDIKALAHERVSTWDIKQAALKAGMRTLRMDAWDKAIEGRTSVEEVLRVTKGDRLS; via the coding sequence ATGCTCGAAGCTGGTGAAATCCTCTTTAAACGCGGCCTGCTGGACAGCGAGCAACTCGGGCAGTTGCGTGCACAAGCGGTCGGAGCTGGGGAATTGATCAATTCGGCAATTACGCAAGGCATGTGCGAGGAAGAGCCAGCCCTGCGCGCCTTGGGTGAAGAGTTGGGAATGGATTTCGTCGACCTTCGCAACGCCGAAGTCGACCTGGAACTGCTCAAAACCTTCCCTCAGAAGCTGATCTACCGACACGCGTTATTCCCCCTGAGCCGCAACGACGACTCACTCACGCTGGCTACCGCTGATCCGCTTGACGTCTATGCAATTGACGAAGCCAGCGCTGCAACCGGCCTGACCATCGTGCCAGTCGTCGCCGAGCGGGCGGAAATCGCGCGACTGATGAAGAAGCACTTGGGGGTCGGTTCGGAGACGGTCGAAGGGCTAATGGCAGCTCGCGAAGAGGATGGCGAGATCCAGTTGTTGGAAGATCTCGAAACCGACGGCAGCGAACTGAGCGAAATGGCTCAGGAAGCCTCGGTGGTCCGACTGGTGAACGAAATCCTGGTTGAAGCGGTCGATTCGCGTTCTAGTGACGTGCACATTGAATCGCAAGCTTCGGGGATCAAGGTTCGCTACCGGATTGACGGCATCCTAGGAGACCAACCCGTTCCGCCCGAGATCAATCGCTTTCAAGCGGCAATTATCAGCCGTTTGAAGATCATGGCCAAATTGAATATCGCGGAGAAACGCCTTCCTCAGGACGGGCGTATTAAGCTCAAAGTCCACGGCCGCGAGATCGACATTCGCTTGTCCGTCATTCCCATGATTCACGGCGAAAGCTTGGTCATGCGTATTCTCGACAAGGGGGCCATGAAGTTTGACTTGCAGGGCTTGGGAATGGACCCCTACACCCACCGATTATTCAGCCAGCTAATTCGCTTGCCGCACGGAATCGTGCTGGTAACCGGTCCGACCGGGTCTGGAAAAACCACCACGCTGTACAGCTCACTGCTGGAAATCCGCAGCCCTGAGAATAAGATTATTACAACCGAGGATCCTGTCGAATATCAGCTGGATGGGATCAATCAGATTCAGGTGCACAGCAAGATTGGCCTCACGTTTGCGGCATCGCTGCGGAGCATCTTGCGGCATGACCCCGATGTGGTGCTGGTGGGAGAAATTCGAGATCAAGAAACTGCGGAGAACGCCATTCAAGCTTCGCTGACCGGTCACTTGGTTTTCAGTACCCTTCACACCAACGATGCGGCGGGTGCCTTCACTCGGATTGTCGATATGGGGATTGAGCCATTTTTGGTTTCGAGTACCGTGGAAGGCATCATGGCACAGCGACTTTTACGACGCCTATGCCCTGCCTGCAAAGTAGCGTATACCCCTTCCCAAGAAGACCTCCCCGATGACTTCCCCTGGGACAAACTGGCTGGTCAGCCGATGTACCACCATGCCGGTTGTCGAACCTGCCGCAATGTCGGCTATACCGGCCGAATGGGGATTTATGAATTGCTGGTCACCAACGAAGATATCAAAGCATTAGCGCACGAGCGAGTGAGCACTTGGGACATCAAGCAAGCCGCTTTGAAGGCTGGCATGAGAACCTTGCGAATGGATGCCTGGGACAAAGCCATCGAGGGTCGCACCAGCGTTGAAGAGGTCTTGCGAGTCACCAAGGGAGACCGATTGAGCTAA
- a CDS encoding secretin N-terminal domain-containing protein, giving the protein MLLRIRTFLLLLLVLTFSGDTLVEAQDYLGVLGEMLKPESAEKLELTEAQQEQLQQLRRSRMSAAIGLGQALREAPLAQQDTLRADFGAESEKLAFELLNPEQQAKLAKYRIEWRGMLSLDAPEVAQALNLDELQKEVIGDWTERVKAARRTPAADRVRDEAQRAIRQELSDSQWAEWQVMAGQVARNEVGEPTPPERAAEVQASAVAANSPSDAMGETRVLDNSELPVDEIRLQMNFRGVPWSDVIAWLAEQGDFSVQNDTIPPGSFSFRDRSRDYSVTEAMDIMNAALLNTGHTLMRQGRMLRCVDFEQDQDKAGEFISEIADYVDRDELQRRGHFEPVKFMFTLERLNPEDVKADVEQLISLQGKVVSLPTSGQLIVTDMAGNVRAIAALIERAEDPTSSRGSAVQSWDLKHINAEEILSVARPLLGLEEGINVSDEISISINTFGTTIYSKGEPAKIQILKDLVTRMDLMPDADESISGTTEVPVLQRHQVVGIELQTAYEIVSQMLAGSPDVRLAQNAVSNQLILQARPSEHDLVGKTLQELAGESSDFQVIQLDRLDTQMAIAAIKKFFGLTDTADAASGAPVIDGDLLQRQVWVKGSSTQVAQIKELLKTLESNAATSDLFGDTIKTYPGLSGRNAQQTLEQLELLWKTRKGDVNPIRVVAPPAADGRGPLLPQRSFAPTSTPGATTPQARRATERDEDSAPDSQSAASASSASAHNSQSIPAGRLTFVQQTAEATAEATASDDAVADATAATAATAKPARPGKGSPITIMEGPGGLIVASEDKEALAEFDKLLQLLADQAAMSTGEPTVIYLSNIKAASAKELLETILSGTASTSGGGGGLLGDMAGAMMGGGMFGALLGGGGDDLLGSSSSGIASGDYSITADPRLNCLIVKASPGDMMMIEQLLTVIDQVESPFSIETRGQVAMIPVVTQDVTQVLNMIKGLYGDRIEGVGGGSSRGGGGGGQPDPAAIIEALRGGGRGGRGGGGGGGGGSSSSLAEAKISLSADTKTNMLLVIAQPAQIQELRNLVALLDEAGAAEEEGLGYATLDGVISGTVFQSSIARIMGPSVQANVTAAGSTTTASTPEATSGGGGSSDDAATQARRAAFFEAMRSRGGFGGGGGGGGDRGGRGGGGGGGGDRGGRGGGGGGGR; this is encoded by the coding sequence ATGCTACTCCGTATTCGAACTTTTCTACTTCTGCTGCTTGTACTGACCTTCTCAGGCGACACTCTGGTGGAGGCTCAGGACTACCTTGGCGTCTTGGGCGAAATGCTCAAACCCGAATCGGCTGAGAAGCTTGAGCTGACAGAAGCACAGCAAGAGCAACTGCAGCAATTGCGACGGAGTCGCATGAGCGCTGCGATTGGGTTGGGGCAAGCTTTGAGAGAGGCTCCACTAGCTCAGCAGGATACGCTGCGTGCTGATTTTGGTGCCGAATCGGAGAAGCTAGCCTTTGAGCTGCTCAATCCAGAGCAGCAAGCCAAGCTAGCAAAGTATCGCATCGAATGGCGGGGCATGCTGTCGCTCGATGCTCCCGAGGTGGCACAGGCACTCAATTTAGACGAGCTCCAAAAGGAGGTTATCGGTGACTGGACGGAAAGGGTTAAGGCGGCGCGGCGCACCCCGGCGGCCGATCGTGTGCGCGATGAGGCGCAGCGTGCCATTCGTCAAGAACTGTCCGATTCTCAGTGGGCCGAATGGCAGGTCATGGCTGGGCAAGTGGCTCGCAATGAAGTCGGAGAGCCCACGCCGCCCGAGCGGGCCGCTGAGGTTCAAGCTTCCGCTGTCGCTGCCAACTCTCCTAGCGATGCGATGGGAGAGACGCGAGTACTGGACAATTCCGAATTGCCCGTCGACGAAATCCGTTTGCAGATGAATTTCCGCGGTGTCCCTTGGAGCGACGTTATCGCATGGCTCGCTGAACAGGGGGACTTCTCCGTACAGAACGACACGATCCCGCCTGGTTCCTTCAGCTTCCGGGATCGCTCGCGAGACTATAGTGTGACCGAAGCAATGGACATCATGAATGCGGCTCTGCTGAACACCGGACACACTCTAATGCGTCAAGGTAGAATGCTGCGATGCGTTGATTTCGAGCAGGATCAAGACAAGGCCGGCGAGTTCATCTCGGAAATCGCCGACTATGTCGACCGTGATGAACTGCAACGACGCGGGCATTTCGAACCAGTCAAGTTCATGTTCACCCTGGAGCGACTCAATCCGGAAGATGTCAAAGCGGATGTTGAACAATTGATCAGTTTGCAAGGCAAAGTGGTCAGCCTACCAACCTCAGGGCAATTGATCGTAACCGACATGGCAGGCAACGTTCGCGCCATCGCCGCGTTGATTGAACGTGCCGAGGATCCCACTTCCTCGCGCGGCTCAGCGGTTCAGAGTTGGGACTTGAAACACATCAATGCCGAAGAAATCCTATCGGTAGCTCGACCACTGCTGGGGCTCGAAGAAGGCATTAACGTTAGTGACGAAATCAGCATCTCGATCAACACCTTCGGCACAACGATTTACTCCAAGGGCGAACCGGCGAAGATTCAGATCCTGAAGGATTTGGTAACGCGGATGGACCTGATGCCCGACGCCGACGAGTCGATTAGTGGTACCACCGAAGTCCCCGTGCTGCAGCGGCATCAAGTGGTCGGAATCGAATTGCAGACCGCTTACGAAATTGTATCGCAAATGCTGGCAGGCTCCCCCGACGTGCGACTCGCACAGAACGCGGTGTCCAATCAGCTAATCCTGCAAGCCCGTCCTTCCGAACATGATTTGGTGGGCAAAACCCTGCAGGAACTAGCGGGCGAGAGCTCAGACTTCCAAGTGATTCAATTGGACCGACTCGACACTCAAATGGCAATTGCCGCTATTAAGAAGTTCTTTGGGTTGACCGACACCGCCGATGCTGCCAGCGGCGCACCGGTGATTGACGGCGACCTGCTGCAACGCCAAGTTTGGGTCAAGGGCTCATCCACCCAGGTTGCACAGATCAAGGAACTCCTGAAGACGCTTGAGTCGAATGCCGCCACGAGCGATTTGTTTGGTGACACCATCAAGACCTACCCAGGCTTGAGCGGTCGCAACGCACAGCAAACCCTCGAACAACTGGAATTGCTTTGGAAGACTCGCAAGGGAGACGTGAATCCCATACGTGTCGTTGCTCCTCCAGCAGCCGACGGCCGTGGCCCACTGCTACCGCAGCGTTCCTTTGCTCCGACGTCAACTCCAGGAGCCACCACTCCGCAAGCGCGCCGCGCTACGGAGCGAGATGAGGATTCCGCGCCAGATTCGCAGTCCGCGGCGTCCGCTAGCTCGGCTTCCGCTCATAATTCGCAATCCATCCCTGCCGGACGACTCACCTTCGTTCAGCAAACGGCAGAGGCGACTGCCGAAGCAACAGCTTCCGATGACGCCGTGGCAGATGCTACCGCCGCTACCGCCGCTACCGCCAAGCCAGCTCGGCCTGGCAAGGGAAGCCCCATTACGATCATGGAAGGGCCCGGCGGTTTAATCGTGGCCTCAGAAGACAAAGAGGCATTGGCGGAGTTCGACAAGCTACTGCAATTACTGGCAGATCAAGCTGCGATGAGCACTGGAGAGCCAACGGTCATCTACCTTTCCAACATCAAAGCCGCTTCCGCCAAAGAGCTACTAGAAACAATCTTGAGTGGAACCGCGTCAACCTCCGGTGGAGGCGGCGGACTGCTCGGCGATATGGCCGGGGCAATGATGGGCGGCGGCATGTTCGGTGCCCTGCTGGGAGGCGGGGGCGACGACTTGCTCGGTTCCAGCTCGAGTGGGATTGCCAGTGGAGACTATTCCATTACCGCCGATCCAAGACTCAACTGCCTGATCGTCAAAGCAAGTCCCGGGGACATGATGATGATCGAACAATTGCTGACAGTGATCGATCAAGTGGAGAGCCCCTTTTCGATCGAAACGCGGGGCCAAGTTGCCATGATTCCGGTCGTCACCCAGGATGTCACCCAAGTATTGAACATGATCAAGGGATTGTACGGTGACCGCATCGAGGGTGTCGGAGGTGGCAGTTCGCGTGGCGGAGGTGGCGGTGGACAACCCGATCCGGCGGCCATCATTGAGGCCCTGCGGGGTGGTGGTCGAGGCGGTCGCGGCGGTGGAGGCGGAGGAGGCGGAGGAAGCTCCTCTTCGCTGGCCGAAGCCAAAATCTCCTTGAGCGCCGATACGAAGACCAATATGCTACTGGTCATCGCCCAACCGGCCCAAATCCAAGAGCTGAGGAATTTGGTCGCGTTGCTCGATGAGGCGGGTGCCGCTGAAGAGGAAGGGCTGGGGTACGCCACACTCGATGGCGTGATCAGCGGAACCGTGTTCCAATCCAGTATCGCACGCATCATGGGACCAAGCGTTCAAGCAAACGTAACCGCTGCTGGCAGTACGACTACCGCCTCCACTCCAGAGGCGACCTCCGGGGGGGGCGGATCGAGCGATGATGCCGCCACGCAAGCGCGCAGAGCCGCTTTCTTTGAAGCCATGCGTTCACGCGGTGGATTTGGCGGCGGCGGCGGCGGTGGCGGCGACCGCGGCGGACGCGGCGGCGGCGGTGGTGGCGGTGGAGACCGCGGCGGACGGGGCGGTGGAGGCGGTGGAGGCCGCTAA
- a CDS encoding ATP-grasp domain-containing protein, translating into MYCDNLHVRQSSDNSRTVLPVAIGYSARALAEAICSAGGSPIVLDHFGDCDTLAAAAQFQAVPHWGHNPPSVQYDRLLEQLQQCVQSVSPVHRKGAYPWCGGVFLGGGMENWPELLEAIATHFLILGPSAAQITQLRSLEFLLRSAAAAGVRVPPTLAQNTPAASSMNSNSQWIWKPFQGAGGLKINRLSTDLLQSVTSSPLTADRASPGYWQQFQRGRVVGATCILDDDSVEFVGATESYLKEDWAGPSEFIYRGSWGPLPLSPQLRGRIVALAEYARQEIGLRGWLQMDLVVDDAQRPWLLEYNPRWTAGMEVLVATGRNPVAAHCRAYRVHLAPSCKRTKSKPSDGVLPVEHRFAKAVYYAEQDIELTPRGLDALHRLGWHQIGDLPSRDSLATVIPQGHPLLTLKASCSHSASPASLSSDAEFSQSVVRRLLLDRLDGVRTRVEQAID; encoded by the coding sequence TTGTATTGTGACAATTTGCACGTCCGGCAGTCATCGGACAACTCCCGCACCGTTCTACCCGTTGCCATTGGCTACTCGGCCCGAGCTCTGGCTGAAGCGATCTGCAGTGCTGGCGGTTCTCCAATCGTGTTGGATCACTTTGGCGATTGCGATACGTTAGCTGCTGCTGCTCAATTTCAGGCTGTGCCTCATTGGGGGCACAACCCACCTAGCGTGCAATATGACCGCCTGCTGGAGCAGCTCCAACAATGCGTCCAGAGCGTATCGCCTGTTCACCGTAAAGGTGCGTATCCTTGGTGTGGAGGTGTTTTTCTGGGCGGTGGCATGGAGAATTGGCCAGAGTTGTTGGAAGCGATTGCCACTCACTTCCTGATCCTCGGCCCCAGCGCGGCGCAGATAACGCAACTTCGCAGTCTCGAATTTCTACTTCGTTCCGCCGCTGCCGCCGGTGTGCGCGTTCCGCCAACACTCGCCCAAAATACTCCTGCTGCATCTTCCATGAACTCAAATTCCCAATGGATTTGGAAGCCTTTCCAGGGTGCTGGTGGTCTCAAAATTAATCGTCTCAGTACCGATTTGTTACAAAGCGTTACAAGCAGCCCTCTGACGGCCGACCGCGCATCGCCGGGGTATTGGCAGCAATTCCAAAGGGGACGCGTTGTCGGCGCCACCTGCATCCTCGATGACGATTCCGTCGAATTCGTGGGAGCAACCGAAAGCTACCTGAAAGAGGATTGGGCAGGCCCGAGCGAGTTCATTTATCGCGGTAGTTGGGGCCCACTCCCGCTGTCTCCTCAGTTGCGTGGGCGGATCGTGGCGTTGGCCGAGTACGCGCGGCAGGAAATCGGCTTGCGCGGCTGGTTGCAAATGGACCTTGTCGTGGATGATGCTCAGCGCCCTTGGCTATTGGAATACAACCCTCGTTGGACCGCCGGCATGGAGGTTCTGGTCGCCACCGGACGCAACCCTGTTGCGGCACACTGTCGCGCTTATCGCGTGCACTTGGCCCCCTCGTGTAAACGCACCAAGAGCAAGCCGAGCGATGGCGTCTTGCCGGTTGAACACCGCTTTGCCAAAGCCGTCTACTATGCAGAGCAAGATATCGAGCTAACGCCCCGTGGGCTCGACGCATTGCATCGACTGGGGTGGCATCAAATTGGCGATTTGCCTTCACGAGATTCGCTGGCGACGGTTATTCCCCAAGGACATCCCCTGCTCACTCTCAAGGCCTCCTGCAGTCATTCAGCGAGTCCCGCATCTTTGAGCTCGGACGCCGAATTCAGCCAGTCCGTTGTGCGGCGCTTGTTGCTGGATCGCCTGGATGGGGTGCGCACGCGAGTCGAGCAGGCCATCGACTAG